The window GATTATCGATGCCCAGTCCTTCTCCTCCACTCCTTCACCAACAATATGCCCTACCACATGATGACAGGTAAGTACATACTTATCACGCAAGACAAAGCAAGTGGCAGAGCCATCATTTCCATTGTTGGCCCACTCTATAAACCCCACAGAGTCACTGAGAACACCAAGGCGTTTGTGCACCTTAATAAGAGTGGAGTTCTTAGTCTCCTTCCCGAAGTTCTCCCTGTACAGTTTGAACACAGCACTGTTCGATTTCCCTTGCTTCAAggcttctgcaaaggcttttgcGAAGAGCTCGTCAATCACTGCACTTTGTTTCTTCAAGTCAGAATACAGGGCCAGGATAGTATGTTTAAAGTAATGGTAAgtcttcccctgcccctcctcagaGGCCATGCAGGATTGTTCATTCCTTGAACAATCAACCTTCCAAGGCAGGGGCTTAGTTTTAACCACCACCTCAAACGACCTGTTGGCTAGATTATCGACACAGTAATCACTAGGTCTGTACTTCTTGTTCTCCACCAACTGCCACTCTTTTTTCTCCAGGCAAGAATAAAACCGGCCATCTTTGCACAAGGCATCCTTGATGGTCTCCCCTTCTGGGGCAAAGACACACAACTTGCTCTGGTCTTTAGCAAGCTGCTGGCACCAAAGAATTCTGTATCAAGCATTGTTCTCCCATCTACTGCCAAGAGAGGAGACATAAAATGTTATGCACTTCTTTCCCTTGCTCTCATACTGTCGGTGTCCCACTGCACCTATTTTCTGATTCAAATTCACTttgtaaaatttcatttcaaagtgGGAATTCTCAGGAATGTACTTGAGAGGCATCCCCAAGTTAACATACCCCTCAATCCCTTTATTCCCCAGTAGATGCATCTCCTTGCCCTTCTCTTTTTTCATCCGAGCACAGATGTCTGGTAGCGCCGTCAGAGCTTTGTAGATGCTGTCATGGGTTCTGCCTTTCACCACATGCTCCTTGCCACCATCACCCAAGTTGACGGTGAATTCTTGCTCCTCTTCAGTGGATTTCTGACTGATTAAAAGGCTCTCTCTTGTCCGTCTCTTACTGGTGTCACCCAGAGGAGGTGTGCTGTTCACAGATCTCTTCCTTTTGGGAGATGGGTTTTTCAAGGGAGAGTTTTGCTTATTCCTCTCATTGCgctaaacaaaacagaacaaaaataactgaaatagCACCTTTCTGTGGGGACACCTGGTAAGGACTCCATCCCACTACTGCCCAAAACTCCATCCCAAAATTGTTGATCAAACAGCCCTCTGCCCAGCCACATGGAGCTACAGGTTCCTCACCCTACCGCCACCTAGGAGCAGCTGAGAGAAGGAACCATCAGATCCTCATGTGTCACTGTGAcaggacttttaaaaataacaaggaCTTGGATAATGGCAGCATTTGAACCTAGTAAGAGATAAATGGGGATAAATGGGGAACTGTTAAGTTTTTCCATCTTTTGACAGGCAGCACTGGAGGAgtgcgtgtatatatatatatatatatacacatttatatCCCTTTTCAAGCCTTGCCCAGACCACAGCTAAGCTTTGTTttgagcagtggtccccaaactgtgggatgCACCCTCCCTAGGGGTCACAGAGGAacgtttggggaggcacagtggGACCGGGCATGGCCCAGACCCTactcggggggaggggtggggcaaggaaGAGAGTGCCacccatcccagctctgcccctgccccccgcccagccctcaTTCTCCCTCAgtccccatccccagttctcccttcagcccaagctcctctgctgagccaactgtgcagtgggggagggggggcgcagacagattccattactggtaggCGGGGGCACAACTGGAAAAGTTTGGGCACTATTGGTTTTGAGTCTAAGCCAGCCCGGGCTCAAGGAATCCTCAAACATGGCTACAGAGGTAGATTCTTGCGTGAGAAGTACTGTGAGATTTAGGGAGTGGGGGAGCCACAGAACATGCTGAGGCAGGGAAAGGGACAAAAAGAATAAGCAGAAATAGCGTAACATCCAAGGTTGTTGAAAAGCTAGCACTGAGCGTGGA of the Eretmochelys imbricata isolate rEreImb1 chromosome 6, rEreImb1.hap1, whole genome shotgun sequence genome contains:
- the FAM111A gene encoding LOW QUALITY PROTEIN: serine protease FAM111A (The sequence of the model RefSeq protein was modified relative to this genomic sequence to represent the inferred CDS: substituted 1 base at 1 genomic stop codon); amino-acid sequence: MEPKKQVDGKKLSQNGKSGRDGNILKYVPIQFMLENLVVTGKLEKVEHHKSQENERKRNERNKQNSPLKNPSPKRKRSVNSTPPLGDTSKRRTRESLLISQKSTEEEQEFTVNLGDGGKEHVVKGRTHDSIYKALTALPDICARMKKEKGKEMHLLGNKGIEGYVNLGMPLKYIPENSHFEMKFYKVNLNQKIGAVGHRQYESKGKKCITFYVSSLGSRWENNAXYRILWCQQLAKDQSKLCVFAPEGETIKDALCKDGRFYSCLEKKEWQLVENKKYRPSDYCVDNLANRSFEVVVKTKPLPWKVDCSRNEQSCMASEEGQGKTYHYFKHTILALYSDLKKQSAVIDELFAKAFAEALKQGKSNSAVFKLYRENFGKETKNSTLIKVHKRLGVLSDSVGFIEWANNGNDGSATCFVLRDKYVLTCHHVVGHIVGEGVEEKDWASIISHSARVTFSYEDKYPKENSWFSLAPWFEISDKHLDFAVLKLEGDRSLFPAGLVQFSYPLPFNGLIYIIGHPDGQAKSADGCTVVPVFKRKRECHCHIQRGQKGVCNNVKCGPEDRQCIHMFTQRSFQHVINNPNVVIYDTSFFFGSSSSPVFNADGQLVAMHTAGYKYKKNKQLHSIVEFGFSMVAILAAVKKNYKAWYEFKLPSLWEDAGSCPGEHEDFTSAYTNDIEMETLE